GGCCTTTTTCATGTCGGTTACGACCGGGTGCATCAAGTGGGGGAGCGTTTTGTAGCAACTTAGTTCGACCATCTTCGGGTCGATCATCAACATGCGAACTTCGTCTGGACGCCGCGTCATCAGGATCGAAGAGATCAGCGCGTTCAAACAGACCGACTTACCGGTACCGGTTCGGCCCGCAATCAACAAGTGAGGCATCGACGCCAGATCAACGACCAACGGATTGCCCGAGACGTCTTTGCCCAGGAAGATCGGGATCTTCATCTTACTCGAGCGACCAAGCCCCTCTTCCATCACCTCACGCAGACGGACCATCTGGCGTTCTTCGTTTGGCACTTCGATGCCGACCGTGTTTTTACCGGGGATCGGCGCAACGATGCGGACGCTCGGCACCCGCAGCGCGATCGCCAGGTCATCGGCCAGACCAGTGATTTTGGAAAGGCGCAGTCCTGCTTCCAGTTCGACTTCGTACTGGGCGATAACCGGGCCGGTTTCGATCTCGACCACTTTGACGTTGAAGCCGAAATTGGCGAACGTTTTTTCGAGGATCTTCGCCTTCTGGCGGACTTCTTTCTCCTGAGCTTCGTACGAAAACTCTTCGTTCTCGATCAGCAGATCGATCGGCGGCAGTTCGTAATGCTCGTGCTTCGGCCCATCGTCGGCGGCGGCGTTCAATTGACTGATCACCGCGGCGCGATCGTCTTCTTTCGCCTTCTTCTTCGACTTGGTGTTCTTCACCGCCAGCGGGTCGTCTTCTTTGGCAACTTTATCCGCCAACGTTTTGACGGGGATCACTTCTTCCAGCGCTTCCTCGTCTTCTTCTTCCTCTTCCCACTCTGACTCTTCGTCTTCGGCGCCATCCTCTTCCGCTTCTTCTTCCCATTCTTCGCCGTCGGCTTCTTCTTCGTCGTACTCGGCCTCATCCTCGTCGCCGCCTTCCACCTGGCGACCGCCGATGCGGATCGTCATCCCCTCGGTGATTTCCTCCTCGGCATCTTCGAGATCGGTAGCGGCGTCTTCGTTCTCTTTGCCAGCGGCCGGCAGCAGGTCCCCCTTCTTGCCAATCCGCTTGGCGACGATTTCTTTCCCCAGAACGGCGGTCTCAATTCCCTTGACGCCAACGACCATCGCCAATCGCAATAGTTCATAGTCGGTACAGAGGAAGAGTCCGACCGCCGTGACGGTCAGCGCCAACAATGTTCCGCCGACGGCTGCGAAATGCTGATGCAACAGGGTCGAGCCCAGCATGCCGAGTCCGCCGCCGGCGCCGGCCAAAGGCCCGGTTCCCATCATCGGAGCATACATCGACGCCAGCGCCGTCAGACCCGTCAGCGAAGCGAGCCAGCCGAACATCCGTAGCGCCGGCGCCGAGACTTCCCAGCGCTTTAGCAAGATGAAATCTAGCGCCGCGAGCGAGAACAACAGGTAATAGGCGCCCAGTCCCCCTAAGCGAGAATAGAGCAAATCGGCCGCTAGCGCTCCCATGCCGCCGCAGATATTGTGAGCGCGTTCGGCCGGCGGGTAGACCACCACATCGGGCTGATAAAGCTCGCTGATCGGTGAGGGGAGCGCAGGGATCGGGTCGGCCGCGTTGTAGCTGACAAGCGACAACAGAAGAAACAACACCGCCGCCGCCAAACCGATTGCGATCAGGTCGCGATGTAGGCTGCGATTTTCGAACATGGCGGGCGCCACTCCATTTTGGCCGACGACATGCCGTGCATGCCGCAAAGTCGCGGGGCGATCCTTGCCCGACAAATCCTGTTGGTCCGTCTCTCTTTCTTTCGGCATTGCTAGCGATGCAAAATCAACGTCACCCCGTCGCGCGGCGCCGTTTCGCTGGTGAAAAGAATCGGGCAAGTCGGCAGGATCGGTAAAATCACTAGGAAGCGAAATGACGAATGAAGATGTGCCAATGTTCTAGGAATAGCATCAGCCGCTGAGCGTTAGCTCTGGTTTCTAACACAAACTCAATTGCGACAGTCAATCGGCGGAAAAAAAACGCGGCTAACGCCGTGCGGCTGATTTCGTTTGGGGGAATCGAGCAAGAGAAACGTGTTCGCACAACGCGCAACGAAG
The nucleotide sequence above comes from Blastopirellula sp. J2-11. Encoded proteins:
- a CDS encoding FtsK/SpoIIIE family DNA translocase — encoded protein: MFENRSLHRDLIAIGLAAAVLFLLLSLVSYNAADPIPALPSPISELYQPDVVVYPPAERAHNICGGMGALAADLLYSRLGGLGAYYLLFSLAALDFILLKRWEVSAPALRMFGWLASLTGLTALASMYAPMMGTGPLAGAGGGLGMLGSTLLHQHFAAVGGTLLALTVTAVGLFLCTDYELLRLAMVVGVKGIETAVLGKEIVAKRIGKKGDLLPAAGKENEDAATDLEDAEEEITEGMTIRIGGRQVEGGDEDEAEYDEEEADGEEWEEEAEEDGAEDEESEWEEEEEDEEALEEVIPVKTLADKVAKEDDPLAVKNTKSKKKAKEDDRAAVISQLNAAADDGPKHEHYELPPIDLLIENEEFSYEAQEKEVRQKAKILEKTFANFGFNVKVVEIETGPVIAQYEVELEAGLRLSKITGLADDLAIALRVPSVRIVAPIPGKNTVGIEVPNEERQMVRLREVMEEGLGRSSKMKIPIFLGKDVSGNPLVVDLASMPHLLIAGRTGTGKSVCLNALISSILMTRRPDEVRMLMIDPKMVELSCYKTLPHLMHPVVTDMKKAEAILAWAVEKMEERYQLLAKVGVRHLAVFNQLSAEEIYERLEVGDEEDRKSVPTNLPYIVIVADEIADLMMTAGKEVEQHIIRLAQKSRAVGIHLILATQKPTVDVITGLIKSNLPARLAFQVASRTDSRVVLDEMGADKLLGNGDMLFLWPGTSSLLRGQGTYLSDEEINSVVDFVSTGEQDFVKELVQLKVEDGAVADPSKMKKRDELYEQAVDVIVAEQRGSVSLLQRALGVGYGRGARLIDFMAEDGIVGPYNGSQAREVTITAIEWEQMKSGESPSPKIEIEEDVVEAAPKKKAEPKSKRSNKVVPVPDVEEEEEEEYEEEDAELFDEEEAEDEEYEEEDAEYEEEEANGDEEEYEEEEYEEDEYEEEDDEPEAEDRQKRA